A window from Manis javanica isolate MJ-LG chromosome 10, MJ_LKY, whole genome shotgun sequence encodes these proteins:
- the MVP gene encoding major vault protein isoform X2 — MVKVEQSELEEEDCISQPYLSSGLCFASCQAPVFILHLFPTCLSLCAALVLGVTMATEESIIRIPPYHYIHVLDQNSNVSHVEVGPKTYIRQDNERILFTPMCMVTVPPHHYCTVANPVSRDAQGCVLFDITGQVRLRHADLEIRLAQDPFPLYPGEVLEKDITPLQVVLPNTALHLKALLDFEDKNGEKVVAGDEWLFEGPGTYIPQKEVEVVEIIQATIIRQNQALRLRARKECCDRDKKERVTGEEWLVRSVGAYLPAVFEEVLDLVDAVILTEKTALHLRARQNFVDFGRVLRHTGEEWLVTVQDTEAHVPDVYEEVLGVVPITTLGPHNYCVILDPVGLDGKNQLGQKRVVKGEKSFFLQPGERLERGIQDVYVLSEQQGLLLRALQPLEEGNDEKKVSHQAGDRWLIRGPLEYVPSTKVEVVEERQAIPLDENEGIYVQDIKTGRVRAVIGSTYMLTQDEVLWEKELLPGVEELLNKGQDPLADRGEKEATRTLQPPAPRNKTRVVSYRVPHNAAVQVYDYREKRARVVFGPELVSLGPEEQFTVLSLSAGRPKRPHARRALCLLLGPDFFTDVITIETADHARLQLQLAYNWHFELSDWKDPREMAKLFSVPDFVGDACKAIASRVRGAVASVTFDDFHKNSARIIRTAVFGFETPEVKGPESIPQPRDQAVFPQNGLVVSSVDVQSVEPVDQRTRDALQRSVQLAIEITTNSQEAAAKHEAQRLEQEARGRLERQKILDQSEAEKARRELLELEALSTAVESTGAAKAEAESRVEAARIEGEGSVLQAKLKAEALAIETEAELQRVQKVRELELVYARAQLELEVRKAQQLAEVEVKKFRQMTEALGPSTIRDLAVAGPEMQVKLLQSLGLKSTLITDGSTPINLFNTAWGLLGLASEAQPPAKTAAAVPRPQEGSLLQPPLAPHALGSNHMAP, encoded by the exons ATGGTGAAGGTGGAACAATCTGAGCTGGAGGAGGAAGATTGCATTTCCCAACCCTACCTGTCTTCAGGCTTGTGCTTTGCCTCCTGCCAGGCCCCTGTGTTCATCTTGCATCTTTTCCCCACCTGTCTGTCACTCTGTGCCGCCCTGGTCTTAGGAGTCACCATGGCAACTGAAGAGTCCATCATCCGCATCCCCCCATACCACTACATCCACGTGCTGGACCAGAACAGCAACGTGTCCCATGTGGAGGTTGGGCCGAAGACCTACATCCGGCAGGACAATGAGAG GATCCTGTTTACCCCCATGTGCATGGTGACTGTCCCCCCACACCACTATTGCACAGTGGCCAACCCAGTGTCCCGGGATGCCCAGGGCTGCGTGCTGTTTGATATCACAGGACAAGTACGGCTGCGACACGCTGACTTAGAAATCCGGCTGGCCCAGGACCCCTTCCCCCTGTACCCAGGAGAGGTTCTGGAAAAG GACATCACCCCACTGCAGGTGGTCCTGCCCAACACTGCCCTCCATCTCAAGGCATTGCTGGATTTTGAggataagaatggagagaaagtgGTGGCAGGAGATGAGTGGCTATTTGAGGGACCTG GCACATATATCCCCCAGAAAGAGGTGGAGGTAGTGGAGATCATTCAGGCCACAATCATCAGGCAGAACCAGGCCCTGCGGCTGAGAGCCCGCAAGGAGTGCTGCGACCGAGACAAGAAGGAGCGGGTGACAG GAGAAGAATGGCTGGTCCGCTCAGTGGGTGCATATCTCCCAGCAGTGTTTGAGGAGGTTCTGGATTTGGTAGATGCTGTGATCCTTACAGAAAAG ACAGCCCTGCACCTCCGGGCTCGGCAGAACTTTGTGGACTTTGGAAGAGTGCTCCGCCACACTGGGGAGGAGTGGCTGGTGACTGTGCAGGACACGGAGGCCCATGTGCCTGATGTCTACGAGGAGGTGCTGGGCGTTGTGCCCATCACCACCTTGGGCCCCCACAACTACTGTGTGATTCTTGATCCAGTTGGACTGGATGGCAAGAACCAGCTGGGGCAAAAGCGTGTTGTGAAG GGAGAGAAGTCTTTTTTCCTCCAGCCAGGAGAGAGGCTCGAACGAGGCATCCAGGATGTGTATGTGCTGTCAGAGCAGCAGGGACTGTTGCTGAGGGCCCTGCAGCCCCTGGAGGAGGGCAACGATGAGAAGAAGGTCTCACACCAGGCAGGGGACCGCTGGCTTATTCGGGGACCCCTGGAGTATGTACCTTCTACCAAAGTGGAGGTGGTGGAAGAGCGTCAGGCCATCCCTCTGGATGAGAATGAAGGCATCTATGTGCAGGACATCAAGACCGGAAGG GTGCGTGCTGTGATCGGAAGCACCTACATGCTGACCCAGGACGAAGTCCTGTGGGAGAAAGAGCTCCTCCCTGGGGTGGAGGAGCTGCTGAACAAGGGACAGGACCCTCTGGCAGACAGGGGTGAGAAGGAGGCAACCAGGACCCTTCAGCCTCCTGCTCCGCGGAACAAGACCCGTGTGGTAAGCTACCGTGTGCCTCACAACGCTGCTGTGCAGGTGTATGACTACAGAGAGAAGAGAGCTCG CGTGGTCTTTGGGCCTGAGCTGGTGTCACTGGGTCCTGAGGAGCAGTTCACAGTGCTGTCCCTCTCGGCAGGGCGGCCCAAGCGTCCCCATGCCCGCCGTGCGCTCTGCCTGCTGCTTGGGCCTGATTTCTTCACAGATGTCATCACCATCGAAACAGCAGACCATGccaggctgcagctgcagcttgcCTACAACTG GCACTTTGAGCTGAGTGACTGGAAGGACCCCCGAGAGATGGCCAAGCTCTTCTCAGTGCCTGACTTTGTGGGTGATGCCTGCAAGGCCATTGCATCCCGTGTGCGGGGGGCTGTGGCCTCTGTCACCTTTGATGACTTCCATAAGAATTCAGCCCGCATTATTCGCACTGCTGTTTTTGGCTTTGAGACTCCAGAAGTCAAGGGGCCTGAAAGCATACCCCAGCCCCGAGACCAGGCTGTCTTCCCCCAGAATGGACTGGTGGTCAGCAGTGTGGATGTGCAGTCGGTAGAGCCCGTGGATCAGAGGACCCGGGATGCCCTACAGCGCAGTGTGCAGTTGGCCATTGAGATCACCACCAACTCCCAGGAGGCAGCTGCCAA GCACGAGGCTCAGAGACTGGAGCAAGAAGCCCGTGGCCGGCTTGAGAGGCAGAAGATCTTAGACCAATCAGAAGCTGAGAAAGCACGAAGGGAACTCTTGGAGCTGGAGGCGCTGAG CACTGCTGTGGAGAGCACTGGGGCAGCCAAGGCAGAGGCAGAGTCCCGTGTGGAGGCGGCACGCATAGAGGGAGAAGGCTCCGTGCTGCAGGCCAAGCTGAAAGCAGAGGCCTTGGCCATTGAGACG GAAGCTGAACTCCAGCGGGTACAGAAAGTGCGGGAGCTAGAACTGGTCTATGCCCGGGCCCAGCTGGAGCTGGAGGTGCGCAAGGCCCAGCAGCTGGCTGAGGTGGAGGTGAAGAAGTTCAGGCAGATGACAGAGGCGCTGGGTCCCAGCACCATCAGGGACCTTGCTGTGGCTGGCCCAGAGATGCAG GTAAAactgctccagagcctgggccTGAAATCAACCCTCATCACCGATGGCTCCACTCCCATCAACCTCTTCAACACTGCCTGGGGGCTTCTGGGTCTAGCGTCTgaggcccagcccccagccaaAACAGCAGCGGCAGTACCCAGACCCCAAGAGGGCTCACTTCTTCAGCCCCCTCTTGCCCCTCATGCTCTTGGCAGCAACCATATGGCACCTTAG
- the MVP gene encoding major vault protein isoform X3, whose product MKLPRIQKQAPVFILHLFPTCLSLCAALVLGVTMATEESIIRIPPYHYIHVLDQNSNVSHVEVGPKTYIRQDNERILFTPMCMVTVPPHHYCTVANPVSRDAQGCVLFDITGQVRLRHADLEIRLAQDPFPLYPGEVLEKDITPLQVVLPNTALHLKALLDFEDKNGEKVVAGDEWLFEGPGTYIPQKEVEVVEIIQATIIRQNQALRLRARKECCDRDKKERVTGEEWLVRSVGAYLPAVFEEVLDLVDAVILTEKTALHLRARQNFVDFGRVLRHTGEEWLVTVQDTEAHVPDVYEEVLGVVPITTLGPHNYCVILDPVGLDGKNQLGQKRVVKGEKSFFLQPGERLERGIQDVYVLSEQQGLLLRALQPLEEGNDEKKVSHQAGDRWLIRGPLEYVPSTKVEVVEERQAIPLDENEGIYVQDIKTGRVRAVIGSTYMLTQDEVLWEKELLPGVEELLNKGQDPLADRGEKEATRTLQPPAPRNKTRVVSYRVPHNAAVQVYDYREKRARSLYSVVFGPELVSLGPEEQFTVLSLSAGRPKRPHARRALCLLLGPDFFTDVITIETADHARLQLQLAYNWHFELSDWKDPREMAKLFSVPDFVGDACKAIASRVRGAVASVTFDDFHKNSARIIRTAVFGFETPEVKGPESIPQPRDQAVFPQNGLVVSSVDVQSVEPVDQRTRDALQRSVQLAIEITTNSQEAAAKHEAQRLEQEARGRLERQKILDQSEAEKARRELLELEALSTAVESTGAAKAEAESRVEAARIEGEGSVLQAKLKAEALAIETEAELQRVQKVRELELVYARAQLELEVRKAQQLAEVEVKKFRQMTEALGPSTIRDLAVAGPEMQVKLLQSLGLKSTLITDGSTPINLFNTAWGLLGLASEAQPPAKTAAAVPRPQEGSLLQPPLAPHALGSNHMAP is encoded by the exons ATGAAACTACCCAGGATTCAGAAGCAG GCCCCTGTGTTCATCTTGCATCTTTTCCCCACCTGTCTGTCACTCTGTGCCGCCCTGGTCTTAGGAGTCACCATGGCAACTGAAGAGTCCATCATCCGCATCCCCCCATACCACTACATCCACGTGCTGGACCAGAACAGCAACGTGTCCCATGTGGAGGTTGGGCCGAAGACCTACATCCGGCAGGACAATGAGAG GATCCTGTTTACCCCCATGTGCATGGTGACTGTCCCCCCACACCACTATTGCACAGTGGCCAACCCAGTGTCCCGGGATGCCCAGGGCTGCGTGCTGTTTGATATCACAGGACAAGTACGGCTGCGACACGCTGACTTAGAAATCCGGCTGGCCCAGGACCCCTTCCCCCTGTACCCAGGAGAGGTTCTGGAAAAG GACATCACCCCACTGCAGGTGGTCCTGCCCAACACTGCCCTCCATCTCAAGGCATTGCTGGATTTTGAggataagaatggagagaaagtgGTGGCAGGAGATGAGTGGCTATTTGAGGGACCTG GCACATATATCCCCCAGAAAGAGGTGGAGGTAGTGGAGATCATTCAGGCCACAATCATCAGGCAGAACCAGGCCCTGCGGCTGAGAGCCCGCAAGGAGTGCTGCGACCGAGACAAGAAGGAGCGGGTGACAG GAGAAGAATGGCTGGTCCGCTCAGTGGGTGCATATCTCCCAGCAGTGTTTGAGGAGGTTCTGGATTTGGTAGATGCTGTGATCCTTACAGAAAAG ACAGCCCTGCACCTCCGGGCTCGGCAGAACTTTGTGGACTTTGGAAGAGTGCTCCGCCACACTGGGGAGGAGTGGCTGGTGACTGTGCAGGACACGGAGGCCCATGTGCCTGATGTCTACGAGGAGGTGCTGGGCGTTGTGCCCATCACCACCTTGGGCCCCCACAACTACTGTGTGATTCTTGATCCAGTTGGACTGGATGGCAAGAACCAGCTGGGGCAAAAGCGTGTTGTGAAG GGAGAGAAGTCTTTTTTCCTCCAGCCAGGAGAGAGGCTCGAACGAGGCATCCAGGATGTGTATGTGCTGTCAGAGCAGCAGGGACTGTTGCTGAGGGCCCTGCAGCCCCTGGAGGAGGGCAACGATGAGAAGAAGGTCTCACACCAGGCAGGGGACCGCTGGCTTATTCGGGGACCCCTGGAGTATGTACCTTCTACCAAAGTGGAGGTGGTGGAAGAGCGTCAGGCCATCCCTCTGGATGAGAATGAAGGCATCTATGTGCAGGACATCAAGACCGGAAGG GTGCGTGCTGTGATCGGAAGCACCTACATGCTGACCCAGGACGAAGTCCTGTGGGAGAAAGAGCTCCTCCCTGGGGTGGAGGAGCTGCTGAACAAGGGACAGGACCCTCTGGCAGACAGGGGTGAGAAGGAGGCAACCAGGACCCTTCAGCCTCCTGCTCCGCGGAACAAGACCCGTGTGGTAAGCTACCGTGTGCCTCACAACGCTGCTGTGCAGGTGTATGACTACAGAGAGAAGAGAGCTCG CTCCCTCTACAGCGTGGTCTTTGGGCCTGAGCTGGTGTCACTGGGTCCTGAGGAGCAGTTCACAGTGCTGTCCCTCTCGGCAGGGCGGCCCAAGCGTCCCCATGCCCGCCGTGCGCTCTGCCTGCTGCTTGGGCCTGATTTCTTCACAGATGTCATCACCATCGAAACAGCAGACCATGccaggctgcagctgcagcttgcCTACAACTG GCACTTTGAGCTGAGTGACTGGAAGGACCCCCGAGAGATGGCCAAGCTCTTCTCAGTGCCTGACTTTGTGGGTGATGCCTGCAAGGCCATTGCATCCCGTGTGCGGGGGGCTGTGGCCTCTGTCACCTTTGATGACTTCCATAAGAATTCAGCCCGCATTATTCGCACTGCTGTTTTTGGCTTTGAGACTCCAGAAGTCAAGGGGCCTGAAAGCATACCCCAGCCCCGAGACCAGGCTGTCTTCCCCCAGAATGGACTGGTGGTCAGCAGTGTGGATGTGCAGTCGGTAGAGCCCGTGGATCAGAGGACCCGGGATGCCCTACAGCGCAGTGTGCAGTTGGCCATTGAGATCACCACCAACTCCCAGGAGGCAGCTGCCAA GCACGAGGCTCAGAGACTGGAGCAAGAAGCCCGTGGCCGGCTTGAGAGGCAGAAGATCTTAGACCAATCAGAAGCTGAGAAAGCACGAAGGGAACTCTTGGAGCTGGAGGCGCTGAG CACTGCTGTGGAGAGCACTGGGGCAGCCAAGGCAGAGGCAGAGTCCCGTGTGGAGGCGGCACGCATAGAGGGAGAAGGCTCCGTGCTGCAGGCCAAGCTGAAAGCAGAGGCCTTGGCCATTGAGACG GAAGCTGAACTCCAGCGGGTACAGAAAGTGCGGGAGCTAGAACTGGTCTATGCCCGGGCCCAGCTGGAGCTGGAGGTGCGCAAGGCCCAGCAGCTGGCTGAGGTGGAGGTGAAGAAGTTCAGGCAGATGACAGAGGCGCTGGGTCCCAGCACCATCAGGGACCTTGCTGTGGCTGGCCCAGAGATGCAG GTAAAactgctccagagcctgggccTGAAATCAACCCTCATCACCGATGGCTCCACTCCCATCAACCTCTTCAACACTGCCTGGGGGCTTCTGGGTCTAGCGTCTgaggcccagcccccagccaaAACAGCAGCGGCAGTACCCAGACCCCAAGAGGGCTCACTTCTTCAGCCCCCTCTTGCCCCTCATGCTCTTGGCAGCAACCATATGGCACCTTAG
- the MVP gene encoding major vault protein isoform X1, translating to MVKVEQSELEEEDCISQPYLSSGLCFASCQAPVFILHLFPTCLSLCAALVLGVTMATEESIIRIPPYHYIHVLDQNSNVSHVEVGPKTYIRQDNERILFTPMCMVTVPPHHYCTVANPVSRDAQGCVLFDITGQVRLRHADLEIRLAQDPFPLYPGEVLEKDITPLQVVLPNTALHLKALLDFEDKNGEKVVAGDEWLFEGPGTYIPQKEVEVVEIIQATIIRQNQALRLRARKECCDRDKKERVTGEEWLVRSVGAYLPAVFEEVLDLVDAVILTEKTALHLRARQNFVDFGRVLRHTGEEWLVTVQDTEAHVPDVYEEVLGVVPITTLGPHNYCVILDPVGLDGKNQLGQKRVVKGEKSFFLQPGERLERGIQDVYVLSEQQGLLLRALQPLEEGNDEKKVSHQAGDRWLIRGPLEYVPSTKVEVVEERQAIPLDENEGIYVQDIKTGRVRAVIGSTYMLTQDEVLWEKELLPGVEELLNKGQDPLADRGEKEATRTLQPPAPRNKTRVVSYRVPHNAAVQVYDYREKRARSLYSVVFGPELVSLGPEEQFTVLSLSAGRPKRPHARRALCLLLGPDFFTDVITIETADHARLQLQLAYNWHFELSDWKDPREMAKLFSVPDFVGDACKAIASRVRGAVASVTFDDFHKNSARIIRTAVFGFETPEVKGPESIPQPRDQAVFPQNGLVVSSVDVQSVEPVDQRTRDALQRSVQLAIEITTNSQEAAAKHEAQRLEQEARGRLERQKILDQSEAEKARRELLELEALSTAVESTGAAKAEAESRVEAARIEGEGSVLQAKLKAEALAIETEAELQRVQKVRELELVYARAQLELEVRKAQQLAEVEVKKFRQMTEALGPSTIRDLAVAGPEMQVKLLQSLGLKSTLITDGSTPINLFNTAWGLLGLASEAQPPAKTAAAVPRPQEGSLLQPPLAPHALGSNHMAP from the exons ATGGTGAAGGTGGAACAATCTGAGCTGGAGGAGGAAGATTGCATTTCCCAACCCTACCTGTCTTCAGGCTTGTGCTTTGCCTCCTGCCAGGCCCCTGTGTTCATCTTGCATCTTTTCCCCACCTGTCTGTCACTCTGTGCCGCCCTGGTCTTAGGAGTCACCATGGCAACTGAAGAGTCCATCATCCGCATCCCCCCATACCACTACATCCACGTGCTGGACCAGAACAGCAACGTGTCCCATGTGGAGGTTGGGCCGAAGACCTACATCCGGCAGGACAATGAGAG GATCCTGTTTACCCCCATGTGCATGGTGACTGTCCCCCCACACCACTATTGCACAGTGGCCAACCCAGTGTCCCGGGATGCCCAGGGCTGCGTGCTGTTTGATATCACAGGACAAGTACGGCTGCGACACGCTGACTTAGAAATCCGGCTGGCCCAGGACCCCTTCCCCCTGTACCCAGGAGAGGTTCTGGAAAAG GACATCACCCCACTGCAGGTGGTCCTGCCCAACACTGCCCTCCATCTCAAGGCATTGCTGGATTTTGAggataagaatggagagaaagtgGTGGCAGGAGATGAGTGGCTATTTGAGGGACCTG GCACATATATCCCCCAGAAAGAGGTGGAGGTAGTGGAGATCATTCAGGCCACAATCATCAGGCAGAACCAGGCCCTGCGGCTGAGAGCCCGCAAGGAGTGCTGCGACCGAGACAAGAAGGAGCGGGTGACAG GAGAAGAATGGCTGGTCCGCTCAGTGGGTGCATATCTCCCAGCAGTGTTTGAGGAGGTTCTGGATTTGGTAGATGCTGTGATCCTTACAGAAAAG ACAGCCCTGCACCTCCGGGCTCGGCAGAACTTTGTGGACTTTGGAAGAGTGCTCCGCCACACTGGGGAGGAGTGGCTGGTGACTGTGCAGGACACGGAGGCCCATGTGCCTGATGTCTACGAGGAGGTGCTGGGCGTTGTGCCCATCACCACCTTGGGCCCCCACAACTACTGTGTGATTCTTGATCCAGTTGGACTGGATGGCAAGAACCAGCTGGGGCAAAAGCGTGTTGTGAAG GGAGAGAAGTCTTTTTTCCTCCAGCCAGGAGAGAGGCTCGAACGAGGCATCCAGGATGTGTATGTGCTGTCAGAGCAGCAGGGACTGTTGCTGAGGGCCCTGCAGCCCCTGGAGGAGGGCAACGATGAGAAGAAGGTCTCACACCAGGCAGGGGACCGCTGGCTTATTCGGGGACCCCTGGAGTATGTACCTTCTACCAAAGTGGAGGTGGTGGAAGAGCGTCAGGCCATCCCTCTGGATGAGAATGAAGGCATCTATGTGCAGGACATCAAGACCGGAAGG GTGCGTGCTGTGATCGGAAGCACCTACATGCTGACCCAGGACGAAGTCCTGTGGGAGAAAGAGCTCCTCCCTGGGGTGGAGGAGCTGCTGAACAAGGGACAGGACCCTCTGGCAGACAGGGGTGAGAAGGAGGCAACCAGGACCCTTCAGCCTCCTGCTCCGCGGAACAAGACCCGTGTGGTAAGCTACCGTGTGCCTCACAACGCTGCTGTGCAGGTGTATGACTACAGAGAGAAGAGAGCTCG CTCCCTCTACAGCGTGGTCTTTGGGCCTGAGCTGGTGTCACTGGGTCCTGAGGAGCAGTTCACAGTGCTGTCCCTCTCGGCAGGGCGGCCCAAGCGTCCCCATGCCCGCCGTGCGCTCTGCCTGCTGCTTGGGCCTGATTTCTTCACAGATGTCATCACCATCGAAACAGCAGACCATGccaggctgcagctgcagcttgcCTACAACTG GCACTTTGAGCTGAGTGACTGGAAGGACCCCCGAGAGATGGCCAAGCTCTTCTCAGTGCCTGACTTTGTGGGTGATGCCTGCAAGGCCATTGCATCCCGTGTGCGGGGGGCTGTGGCCTCTGTCACCTTTGATGACTTCCATAAGAATTCAGCCCGCATTATTCGCACTGCTGTTTTTGGCTTTGAGACTCCAGAAGTCAAGGGGCCTGAAAGCATACCCCAGCCCCGAGACCAGGCTGTCTTCCCCCAGAATGGACTGGTGGTCAGCAGTGTGGATGTGCAGTCGGTAGAGCCCGTGGATCAGAGGACCCGGGATGCCCTACAGCGCAGTGTGCAGTTGGCCATTGAGATCACCACCAACTCCCAGGAGGCAGCTGCCAA GCACGAGGCTCAGAGACTGGAGCAAGAAGCCCGTGGCCGGCTTGAGAGGCAGAAGATCTTAGACCAATCAGAAGCTGAGAAAGCACGAAGGGAACTCTTGGAGCTGGAGGCGCTGAG CACTGCTGTGGAGAGCACTGGGGCAGCCAAGGCAGAGGCAGAGTCCCGTGTGGAGGCGGCACGCATAGAGGGAGAAGGCTCCGTGCTGCAGGCCAAGCTGAAAGCAGAGGCCTTGGCCATTGAGACG GAAGCTGAACTCCAGCGGGTACAGAAAGTGCGGGAGCTAGAACTGGTCTATGCCCGGGCCCAGCTGGAGCTGGAGGTGCGCAAGGCCCAGCAGCTGGCTGAGGTGGAGGTGAAGAAGTTCAGGCAGATGACAGAGGCGCTGGGTCCCAGCACCATCAGGGACCTTGCTGTGGCTGGCCCAGAGATGCAG GTAAAactgctccagagcctgggccTGAAATCAACCCTCATCACCGATGGCTCCACTCCCATCAACCTCTTCAACACTGCCTGGGGGCTTCTGGGTCTAGCGTCTgaggcccagcccccagccaaAACAGCAGCGGCAGTACCCAGACCCCAAGAGGGCTCACTTCTTCAGCCCCCTCTTGCCCCTCATGCTCTTGGCAGCAACCATATGGCACCTTAG
- the MVP gene encoding major vault protein isoform X5: MVKVEQSELEEEDCISQPYLSSGLCFASCQAPVFILHLFPTCLSLCAALVLGVTMATEESIIRIPPYHYIHVLDQNSNVSHVEVGPKTYIRQDNERILFTPMCMVTVPPHHYCTVANPVSRDAQGCVLFDITGQVRLRHADLEIRLAQDPFPLYPGEVLEKDITPLQVVLPNTALHLKALLDFEDKNGEKVVAGDEWLFEGPGTYIPQKEVEVVEIIQATIIRQNQALRLRARKECCDRDKKERVTGEEWLVRSVGAYLPAVFEEVLDLVDAVILTEKTALHLRARQNFVDFGRVLRHTGEEWLVTVQDTEAHVPDVYEEVLGVVPITTLGPHNYCVILDPVGLDGKNQLGQKRVVKGEKSFFLQPGERLERGIQDVYVLSEQQGLLLRALQPLEEGNDEKKVSHQAGDRWLIRGPLEYVPSTKVEVVEERQAIPLDENEGIYVQDIKTGRVRAVIGSTYMLTQDEVLWEKELLPGVEELLNKGQDPLADRGEKEATRTLQPPAPRNKTRVVSYRVPHNAAVQVYDYREKRARSLYSVVFGPELVSLGPEEQFTVLSLSAGRPKRPHARRALCLLLGPDFFTDVITIETADHARLQLQLAYNWHFELSDWKDPREMAKLFSVPDFVGDACKAIASRVRGAVASVTFDDFHKNSARIIRTAVFGFETPEVKGPESIPQPRDQAVFPQNGLVVSSVDVQSVEPVDQRTRDALQRSVQLAIEITTNSQEAAAKHEAQRLEQEARGRLERQKILDQSEAEKARRELLELEALSTAVESTGAAKAEAESRVEAARIEGEGSVLQAKLKAEALAIETMRELRLGLWTTLGH, from the exons ATGGTGAAGGTGGAACAATCTGAGCTGGAGGAGGAAGATTGCATTTCCCAACCCTACCTGTCTTCAGGCTTGTGCTTTGCCTCCTGCCAGGCCCCTGTGTTCATCTTGCATCTTTTCCCCACCTGTCTGTCACTCTGTGCCGCCCTGGTCTTAGGAGTCACCATGGCAACTGAAGAGTCCATCATCCGCATCCCCCCATACCACTACATCCACGTGCTGGACCAGAACAGCAACGTGTCCCATGTGGAGGTTGGGCCGAAGACCTACATCCGGCAGGACAATGAGAG GATCCTGTTTACCCCCATGTGCATGGTGACTGTCCCCCCACACCACTATTGCACAGTGGCCAACCCAGTGTCCCGGGATGCCCAGGGCTGCGTGCTGTTTGATATCACAGGACAAGTACGGCTGCGACACGCTGACTTAGAAATCCGGCTGGCCCAGGACCCCTTCCCCCTGTACCCAGGAGAGGTTCTGGAAAAG GACATCACCCCACTGCAGGTGGTCCTGCCCAACACTGCCCTCCATCTCAAGGCATTGCTGGATTTTGAggataagaatggagagaaagtgGTGGCAGGAGATGAGTGGCTATTTGAGGGACCTG GCACATATATCCCCCAGAAAGAGGTGGAGGTAGTGGAGATCATTCAGGCCACAATCATCAGGCAGAACCAGGCCCTGCGGCTGAGAGCCCGCAAGGAGTGCTGCGACCGAGACAAGAAGGAGCGGGTGACAG GAGAAGAATGGCTGGTCCGCTCAGTGGGTGCATATCTCCCAGCAGTGTTTGAGGAGGTTCTGGATTTGGTAGATGCTGTGATCCTTACAGAAAAG ACAGCCCTGCACCTCCGGGCTCGGCAGAACTTTGTGGACTTTGGAAGAGTGCTCCGCCACACTGGGGAGGAGTGGCTGGTGACTGTGCAGGACACGGAGGCCCATGTGCCTGATGTCTACGAGGAGGTGCTGGGCGTTGTGCCCATCACCACCTTGGGCCCCCACAACTACTGTGTGATTCTTGATCCAGTTGGACTGGATGGCAAGAACCAGCTGGGGCAAAAGCGTGTTGTGAAG GGAGAGAAGTCTTTTTTCCTCCAGCCAGGAGAGAGGCTCGAACGAGGCATCCAGGATGTGTATGTGCTGTCAGAGCAGCAGGGACTGTTGCTGAGGGCCCTGCAGCCCCTGGAGGAGGGCAACGATGAGAAGAAGGTCTCACACCAGGCAGGGGACCGCTGGCTTATTCGGGGACCCCTGGAGTATGTACCTTCTACCAAAGTGGAGGTGGTGGAAGAGCGTCAGGCCATCCCTCTGGATGAGAATGAAGGCATCTATGTGCAGGACATCAAGACCGGAAGG GTGCGTGCTGTGATCGGAAGCACCTACATGCTGACCCAGGACGAAGTCCTGTGGGAGAAAGAGCTCCTCCCTGGGGTGGAGGAGCTGCTGAACAAGGGACAGGACCCTCTGGCAGACAGGGGTGAGAAGGAGGCAACCAGGACCCTTCAGCCTCCTGCTCCGCGGAACAAGACCCGTGTGGTAAGCTACCGTGTGCCTCACAACGCTGCTGTGCAGGTGTATGACTACAGAGAGAAGAGAGCTCG CTCCCTCTACAGCGTGGTCTTTGGGCCTGAGCTGGTGTCACTGGGTCCTGAGGAGCAGTTCACAGTGCTGTCCCTCTCGGCAGGGCGGCCCAAGCGTCCCCATGCCCGCCGTGCGCTCTGCCTGCTGCTTGGGCCTGATTTCTTCACAGATGTCATCACCATCGAAACAGCAGACCATGccaggctgcagctgcagcttgcCTACAACTG GCACTTTGAGCTGAGTGACTGGAAGGACCCCCGAGAGATGGCCAAGCTCTTCTCAGTGCCTGACTTTGTGGGTGATGCCTGCAAGGCCATTGCATCCCGTGTGCGGGGGGCTGTGGCCTCTGTCACCTTTGATGACTTCCATAAGAATTCAGCCCGCATTATTCGCACTGCTGTTTTTGGCTTTGAGACTCCAGAAGTCAAGGGGCCTGAAAGCATACCCCAGCCCCGAGACCAGGCTGTCTTCCCCCAGAATGGACTGGTGGTCAGCAGTGTGGATGTGCAGTCGGTAGAGCCCGTGGATCAGAGGACCCGGGATGCCCTACAGCGCAGTGTGCAGTTGGCCATTGAGATCACCACCAACTCCCAGGAGGCAGCTGCCAA GCACGAGGCTCAGAGACTGGAGCAAGAAGCCCGTGGCCGGCTTGAGAGGCAGAAGATCTTAGACCAATCAGAAGCTGAGAAAGCACGAAGGGAACTCTTGGAGCTGGAGGCGCTGAG CACTGCTGTGGAGAGCACTGGGGCAGCCAAGGCAGAGGCAGAGTCCCGTGTGGAGGCGGCACGCATAGAGGGAGAAGGCTCCGTGCTGCAGGCCAAGCTGAAAGCAGAGGCCTTGGCCATTGAGACG atgagagaactgaggcttGGATTATGGACTACCCTGGGGCACTAG